GATACCGCTTCCTGTGGGATGGTCGTCGGTTTACGACTGGAGACTACAAGCCAGGAGTTTATCAAAGCCCTCCTGGAAGGAGTCACCCTGGAGATGAAATATAACCTTTCCCTCCTGAATAAAGCGGGGGTCCAGGTCGATCGGTTGCGGGCGGTGGGGGGTGGCGCTCAAAACGAAAAATGGTTGAACCTGAAAGCGAATATTTTTAACGTGCCGGTGGAAACCCTGAATATTTCCGAGGCCGCCTGTCTGGGTGCCGCGCTTTTGGGGCGGAAAGCGTTAGAAAACATAACGGATTTTTGTAGCCTGGTCGATACGCTCGTTCAGGTGGAGCGAGTGTACGAACCGCAGCCAGAAACGGCTCGCCGGTACGAGGATAAATTTGCTCAATATATCCGGTTGTATCCAGCCCTGAAAGAATGTATTCAAGTTACCGGCTCCCGGCGGACCGGTTGTGAAGCGGAGGAATGAAGCATGGATCTTAATCCGTTACAAGATAAAATAGCTCTGGTGACTGGTTCGGCTTCGGGGATCGGCCAGGCCCTGGCACTTCGCTACGCCAGCGAGGGAGCCCATGTCGCTTGCTGTGACCTGAATCGAACCGGTGCGGAAGAAACGGCTGTTGAAATCGCGAGGCTTGGTCGGGAGTCCCTGGCTCTGTCCGTCGACGTCGCCCGGGCCGATCAGGTCGCCGAAATGGTTTCCCGGGTTCTTGACCGATGGGGACGAATCGATATCTTGACCAATTCGGCAGGAATAATCAAAGCCCACTTTATCACCGAAGTCCCGGAAGAAACCTGGGATGCTATAATAAACGTAAACCTCAAGGGAACGTTTCTGACCATGCGCGAGACAGCCAAGGTCATGGTCGAACAGAAATCAGGAAAAATCGTCAATATCTCTTCCAAGTCCGGCAAAAGGGGTGGACTTTGGCTCGGCGCCTACAGCGCTTCGAAGTTCGGGATCATCGGCCTGTCCCAAAGC
Above is a genomic segment from Atribacteraceae bacterium containing:
- a CDS encoding SDR family NAD(P)-dependent oxidoreductase; this translates as MDLNPLQDKIALVTGSASGIGQALALRYASEGAHVACCDLNRTGAEETAVEIARLGRESLALSVDVARADQVAEMVSRVLDRWGRIDILTNSAGIIKAHFITEVPEETWDAIINVNLKGTFLTMRETAKVMVEQKSGKIVNISSKSGKRGGLWLGAYSASKFGIIGLSQSAAMDLAPFGINVNVICPGNVFSTPMWDLLDKEYSRKLGVSPDQVRKMYVEKVPLGRGCTVDDVANVAVFLASSLSDYMTGQAINLTGGQEVH